One Vicugna pacos chromosome X, VicPac4, whole genome shotgun sequence DNA window includes the following coding sequences:
- the NBDY gene encoding negative regulator of P-body association: protein MGDQPCTSGRSTLPAGNTRETKPPKKRCLLAPRWDYPEGTPNGGRTPLPSAPPSASPGLKSHPPPPEK, encoded by the coding sequence ATGGGGGATCAGCCTTGTACCTCCGGGAGATCCACGCTCCCAGCTGGAAACACGCGGGAAACTAAACCTCCAAAAAAGCGCTGCCTCCTAGCTCCACGGTGGGattatccagaaggaacccccaACGGAGGTCGTACCCCTCTCCCTTCGGCACCTCCTTCTGCATCACCGGGCCTGAAGTCGCACCCACCTCCTCCAGAGAAGTAG